From the genome of Acropora palmata chromosome 4, jaAcrPala1.3, whole genome shotgun sequence, one region includes:
- the LOC141878518 gene encoding uncharacterized protein LOC141878518 isoform X2 — protein MERDLRTLRRSKLMNYSEFRIMTTALEQYYKDVKIAILTGKREAKDLDMRPYLYDEGDPYDKPFYGTLLKMLSEVAMTKYFDKQHEDLLKIYKWYKANKKLITSPPKIPFPSPEKYERSSDGHDGPEEDDEQEELEELLKVPKLHLRPKTAPSVEGRKGVRYVTWNKAQLLNRSKRPLSVSKATQKQQRDDQSKDSLSRSLHISCYGVANSSSGSSLHQDFESGRHVCRPGTAPAIIRSGRGRINYQQLKSLILEPGKSSSAPYSSPVVSPPSSPRDTPVATRARSPLSAHFTPYNVKEPPLKLSPRVAKDNVVSQEAEIETSDGNGRENNRVNTRDKVTNKTDAKQKIVPHEILKDASPSLIENILENQKKEEALLEEQHEFLQAKLAHDYDNYVDALSLSQERTRDSGIVNSGVTLKKDVQNSGIPVKFSQDKRETVQVSPVGVYDLSAPEIVPSYSTVYLEGISANGHRRSVSDNSLERSSSNSTKDSRHATVPHNSPQEVVKVDAVLGLVTPIGAQMEHDRGRVIKEEIASSGQLQSIISIPFQTSLSNAVFSSPVREVSFRTSYAGNSSVKNFSVEDAASEKRHLSLFEQGISSHQYADNRPPSKTSDGKSLELKFREPKLSSERNPRDYTVHFPQEKPQEPTATKSYKTSGPVIPDTIRYQWTDDGFGHRTYLKKLKKQALTSPRITGKKAPTQPTFQVTMPTGSRSLDKRTLASLVLVRHLGEADRRNIDLVSAPQTGGKLIFGPTHDHTVADYSYSLEYMPICQPVGPRLAEGANPSTVNWYLQGEHGLFREPSKHHTVSSDDFKTRLSFVRIPRDHSLMVEGHHVSSDDKTKEQRSTREQKVALLLPEFSLDDSSGIAVTKSKDTLHFSSSNCPSSPLTPSSARPSSPRPLSSSRVSSPCSLTGARPSWQSSASSQKVIPIPTAGHSSRPSSARSYCSSHDHTTNSPNFTVRNFNHFCWDEEYVLTQDYMRQREVWAAVNIQRIFRGYMARRYLKQLQISNVERQRKAAITLQSNFRGFLTRKRQMEKNLGGYTPSSRDLEWARKYKQDLKKREDIRKQKNHYTLLMQSREAEKKEQQIKQVQAHQHIFEVFHPTPNGPTKAQKKAAAITIQRYFRGWFVRRMFVKSKEKALKRTLSFNKFIKGYQALLYRIQHRYGIREPSTALEFNELMEYVERVNKYEVAFDKFAANGVLGYKDIKKFFDSVGHVPSQKEIDGAIEIVTKMSAKGRSLTKAGAVEVLFQIYVPKGTKLNLANIRKSTWLNPLDNGRDLMQLLSKKDLEQTNLLKCFEVVASSGRESNDIKSLLQPESAKPTEKKQDGKKKASSVPPTRKTMLAQYPMRPSTPRSKFPRPPSSQKPRKR, from the exons ATGGAGAGGGATTTAAGAACTTTGCGGAGATCTAAG cTCATGAACTACTCAGAGTTTCGAATAATGACCACTGCTCTTGAGCAATACTACAAAGATGTCAAAATTGCCATTTTGACTGGTAAAAGAGAGGCAAAGGATCTAGACATGAG ACCATATTTATATGATGAAGGAGACCCCTATGATAAACCGTTCTATGGGACATTGTTGAAGATGCTGTCTGAAGTTGCAAT GACAAAGTACTTTGACAAACAGCATGAGGACTTGttgaaaatttacaagtgGTACAAGGCCAACAAAAAGCTCATTACATCCCCCCCT AAAATTCCATTTCCAAGCCCTGAGAAGTATGAAAGGAGCTCAGATGGTCATGATGGCCCAGAGGAAGATGATGAACAAGAAGAATTGGAAGAACTCTTAAAAGTTCCAAAGCTCCATCTACGGCCAAAGACAGCACCATCAGTAGAGGGCCGAAAAGGGGTACGATATGTGACCTGGAATAAAGCACAGCTGCTGAACAGGTCCAAAAGGCCACTGTCAGTTTCCAAGGCAACACAAAAGCAGCAAAGAGATGATCAGAGCAAG GATTCTCTTTCCAGAAGTCTTCATATCAGTTGTTATGGCGTGGCCAACTCAAGCAGTGGTTCCTCTCTACATCAGGATTTTGAATCTGGCAGGCATGTCTGCAGACCAGGCACCGCACCAGCTATTATCAGGAGTGGTAGG GGGAGAATAAATTACCAACAGTTAAAGTCATTGATTTTGGAGCCAGGGAAGAGCAGTTCTGCTCCCTATTCATCGCCAGTTGTTTCCCCGCCATCATCCCCAAGGGACACCCCAGTGGCAACTAG AGCAAGATCGCCGTTGTCAGCGCACTTCACCCCTTATAATGTCAAAGAACCACCGTTGAAGTTGTCTCCAAGGGTAGCAAAAGACAATGTCGTTTCTCAGGAAGCAGAAATTGAGACAAGTGACGGTAATGGTCGTGAAAATAACCGCGTAAACACCAGAGACAAAGTTACAAATAAAACAGATGCAAAGCAGAAGATAGTTCCACATGAAATACTCAAAGATGCTTCGCCCTCACTGATTGAAAATATTCTAGAGAATCAGAAAAAAGAAGAGGCTTTGCTAGAAGAACAACATGAGTTTTTACAGGCGAAGCTTGCTCATGATTACGATAATTACGTTGATGCTCTAAGCTTGTCGCAAGAAAGAACGCGGGATTCAGGAATCGTTAATAGTGGTGTGACATTGAAAAAGGATGTGCAGAACAGTGGGATACCTGTGAAGTTTTCTCAGGACAAGAGAGAGACTGTACAGGTATCTCCTGTTGGCGTTTATGATCTTTCTGCCCCTGAAATAGTACCAAGCTATTCCACAGTGTATTTGGAAGGTATTTCTG CAAATGGTCACAGGAGAAGTGTGTCAGACAACAGCCTTGAACGATCAAGCAGTAATTCAACCAAGGATAGCAGACATGCTACGGTTCCTCACAATAG TCCGCAGGAAGTTGTCAAAGTTGATGCCGTTCTTGGGCTTGTAACACCAATCGGGGCACAAATGGAACACGACCGAGGGAGG GtgataaaagaagaaatagcATCCTCAGGACAACTGCAGTCCATTATTAGTATTCCATTTCAAACGTCCTTGTCAAATGCGGTCTTCTCCTCCCCTGTAAGAGAAGTAAGTTTCAGAACTTCATATGCAGGAAATAGTTCTGTGAAGAACTTTTCAGTGGAGGATGCTGCAAGCGAAAAGCGCCATCTTAGTCTGTTTGAACAAGGAATTTCGTCTCATCAATATGCAGATAACAG ACCGCCCTCGAAGACATCTGATGGCAAATCGCTGGAACTGAAATTCAGGGAACCCAAGCTAAGCTCTGAGAGAAACCCAAGGGATTACACTGTGCATTTCCCACAAGAGAAGCCGCAAGAACCCACGGCAACGAAAAGCTACAAGACATCAGGACCCGTTATACCTGATACCATCCGATATCA atggACTGATGATGGCTTTGGTCATAGAACATACctaaaaaagctgaaaaaaca GGCACTGACATCCCCACGCATCACAGGAAAGAAAGCACCAACCCAGCCAACATTTCAAGTCACCATGCCAACTGGCTCCCGGTCATTGGACAAAAGAACCCTAGCCTCTCTTGTGCTGGTCAGGCATCTGGGGGAAGCTGATAGGAGAAACAT TGATCTTGTATCTGCACCACAGACTGGCGGCAAGCTTATTTTTGGTCCAACACATGATCACACTGTTGCCGACTATAGCTACAGTCTGGAGTACATGCCCATTTGCCAGCCCGTTGGACCAAGACTTG CTGAGGGTGCGAATCCATCAACTGTCAACTGGTATTTACAGGGAGAACACGGTCTTTTCCGAGAGCCATCTAAACATCATACTGTTTCAAG TGATGATTTCAAAACTCGTCTTTCCTTTGTGCGGATTCCAAGAGATCACTCTTTAATGGTAGAGGGACACCATGTTAGTTCGgatgacaaaacaaaagaacagagatCAACACGAGAACAGAAAGTTGCCTTATTACTACCTGAGTTCAGTTTGGATGACAGCAGTGGCATTGCTGTCACTAAGAGCAAAg ATACTTTACATTTCTCGTCATCGAATTGTCCGTCTTCCCCTCTTACCCCATCATCAGCCAGGCCGTCTTCACCACGTCCCTTGTCATCATCTCGGGTGTCCTCGCCTTGCTCTTTGACAGGTGCTCGTCCGTCTTGGCAGTCTTCAGCTTCCTCTCAAAAGGTGATTCCAATTCCTACAGCGGGCCATTCTTCCAGACCTTCATCAGCTCGGAGTTATTGCAGTTCTCATGATCACACCACAAATTCTCCAAACTTCACAGTTAGGAACTTCAATCATTTTTGTTGGGATGAAGAA TATGTATTGACACAAGACTACATGAGACAGCGAGAGGTCTGGGCAGCGGTTAACATACAAAG GATTTTTCGAGGCTATATGGCAAGGCGATATTTGAAACAATTGCAGATCTCAAATGTTGAGCGTCAGCGAAAGGCGGCCATCACTCTGCAGAG TAATTTTCGGGGATTTCTTACTCGCAAAAgacaaatggaaaaaaatttgggAGGGTATACTCCCAGCTCACGTGACTTAGAATGGGCTCGAAAGTATAAACAGGATTTGAAGAAACGAGAAGACATCaggaaacagaaaaatcaTTACACCCTTCTTAT GCAAAGCAGAGAAGCTGAGAAGAAAGAGCAGCAAATAAAACAAGTTCAGGCTCATCAACATATATTTGA GGTGTTTCATCCGACACCAAATGGTCCAACAAAAGCACAGAAAAAAGCTGCCGCTATTACAATACAAAG GTATTTTAGAGGCTGGTTTGTTCGTCGCATGTTTGTGAAATCAAAGGAGAAG GCCTTGAAGCGTACACTGTCCTTCAACAAATTTATCAAGGGTTACCAGGCCTTGCTGTACCGAATACAGCATCGTTATGGAATTAGAGAACCAAGTACTGCATTGGAATTTAATGAGTTGATGGAATATGTGGAGCGTGTTAACA AGTATGAAGTCGCATTTGACAAGTTTGCCGCCAATGGTGTTCTGGGGTACAAAGACataaagaaattttttgattCTGTCGGTCACGTGCCTTCACAGAAAGAAATTGATGGTGCCATAGAGATAGTAACAAAAA TGTCTGCCAAAGGTCGCAGTCTGACTAAGGCTGGAGCTGTTGaagttttatttcaaatttatgtTCCAAAGGGAACCAAGTTAAATTTGGCCAACATTCGAAAATCTACATGGCTAAATCCACTGGACAATGGCCGTGATCTCATGCAGCTGCTTTCCAAAAAGGACCTGGAACAAACTAATCTTCTGAAGTGCTTTGAGGTGGTAGCCAGTTCGGGGAGGGAAAGCAATGATATCAAGAGCTTGCTTCAACCAGAATCAGCCAAACcaacagaaaagaaacaagatggaaagaaaaaggccTCCTCTGTACCTCCGACACGCAAAACTATGTTGGCTCAATATCCCATGAGGCCTTCAACTCCAAGATCAAAATTTCCCAGACCTCCCTCATCGCAAAAGCCAAGGAAGAGATAA
- the LOC141878518 gene encoding uncharacterized protein LOC141878518 isoform X7, with amino-acid sequence MERDLRTLRRSKLMNYSEFRIMTTALEQYYKDVKIAILTGKREAKDLDMRPYLYDEGDPYDKPFYGTLLKMLSEVAMTKYFDKQHEDLLKIYKWYKANKKLITSPPKIPFPSPEKYERSSDGHDGPEEDDEQEELEELLKVPKLHLRPKTAPSVEGRKGVRYVTWNKAQLLNRSKRPLSVSKATQKQQRDDQSKDSLSRSLHISCYGVANSSSGSSLHQDFESGRHVCRPGTAPAIIRSGRQGRINYQQLKSLILEPGKSSSAPYSSPVVSPPSSPRDTPVATRARSPLSAHFTPYNVKEPPLKLSPRVAKDNVVSQEAEIETSDGNGRENNRVNTRDKVTNKTDAKQKIVPHEILKDASPSLIENILENQKKEEALLEEQHEFLQAKLAHDYDNYVDALSLSQERTRDSGIVNSGVTLKKDVQNSGIPVKFSQDKRETVQVSPVGVYDLSAPEIVPSYSTVYLEGISANGHRRSVSDNSLERSSSNSTKDSRHATVPHNSPQEVVKVDAVLGLVTPIGAQMEHDRGRVIKEEIASSGQLQSIISIPFQTSLSNAVFSSPVREVSFRTSYAGNSSVKNFSVEDAASEKRHLSLFEQGISSHQYADNRPPSKTSDGKSLELKFREPKLSSERNPRDYTVHFPQEKPQEPTATKSYKTSGPVIPDTIRYQWTDDGFGHRTYLKKLKKQALTSPRITGKKAPTQPTFQVTMPTGSRSLDKRTLASLVLVRHLGEADRRNIDLVSAPQTGGKLIFGPTHDHTVADYSYSLEYMPICQPVGPRLAEGANPSTVNWYLQGEHGLFREPSKHHTVSSDDFKTRLSFVRIPRDHSLMVEGHHVSSDDKTKEQRSTREQKVALLLPEFSLDDSSGIAVTKSKDTLHFSSSNCPSSPLTPSSARPSSPRPLSSSRVSSPCSLTGARPSWQSSASSQKVIPIPTAGHSSRPSSARSYCSSHDHTTNSPNFTVRNFNHFCWDEEYVLTQDYMRQREVWAAVNIQRIFRGYMARRYLKQLQISNVERQRKAAITLQSNFRGFLTRKRQMEKNLGGYTPSSRDLEWARKYKQDLKKREDIRKQKNHYTLLMQSREAEKKEQQIKQVQAHQHIFEVFHPTPNGPTKAQKKAAAITIQR; translated from the exons ATGGAGAGGGATTTAAGAACTTTGCGGAGATCTAAG cTCATGAACTACTCAGAGTTTCGAATAATGACCACTGCTCTTGAGCAATACTACAAAGATGTCAAAATTGCCATTTTGACTGGTAAAAGAGAGGCAAAGGATCTAGACATGAG ACCATATTTATATGATGAAGGAGACCCCTATGATAAACCGTTCTATGGGACATTGTTGAAGATGCTGTCTGAAGTTGCAAT GACAAAGTACTTTGACAAACAGCATGAGGACTTGttgaaaatttacaagtgGTACAAGGCCAACAAAAAGCTCATTACATCCCCCCCT AAAATTCCATTTCCAAGCCCTGAGAAGTATGAAAGGAGCTCAGATGGTCATGATGGCCCAGAGGAAGATGATGAACAAGAAGAATTGGAAGAACTCTTAAAAGTTCCAAAGCTCCATCTACGGCCAAAGACAGCACCATCAGTAGAGGGCCGAAAAGGGGTACGATATGTGACCTGGAATAAAGCACAGCTGCTGAACAGGTCCAAAAGGCCACTGTCAGTTTCCAAGGCAACACAAAAGCAGCAAAGAGATGATCAGAGCAAG GATTCTCTTTCCAGAAGTCTTCATATCAGTTGTTATGGCGTGGCCAACTCAAGCAGTGGTTCCTCTCTACATCAGGATTTTGAATCTGGCAGGCATGTCTGCAGACCAGGCACCGCACCAGCTATTATCAGGAGTGGTAGG CAGGGGAGAATAAATTACCAACAGTTAAAGTCATTGATTTTGGAGCCAGGGAAGAGCAGTTCTGCTCCCTATTCATCGCCAGTTGTTTCCCCGCCATCATCCCCAAGGGACACCCCAGTGGCAACTAG AGCAAGATCGCCGTTGTCAGCGCACTTCACCCCTTATAATGTCAAAGAACCACCGTTGAAGTTGTCTCCAAGGGTAGCAAAAGACAATGTCGTTTCTCAGGAAGCAGAAATTGAGACAAGTGACGGTAATGGTCGTGAAAATAACCGCGTAAACACCAGAGACAAAGTTACAAATAAAACAGATGCAAAGCAGAAGATAGTTCCACATGAAATACTCAAAGATGCTTCGCCCTCACTGATTGAAAATATTCTAGAGAATCAGAAAAAAGAAGAGGCTTTGCTAGAAGAACAACATGAGTTTTTACAGGCGAAGCTTGCTCATGATTACGATAATTACGTTGATGCTCTAAGCTTGTCGCAAGAAAGAACGCGGGATTCAGGAATCGTTAATAGTGGTGTGACATTGAAAAAGGATGTGCAGAACAGTGGGATACCTGTGAAGTTTTCTCAGGACAAGAGAGAGACTGTACAGGTATCTCCTGTTGGCGTTTATGATCTTTCTGCCCCTGAAATAGTACCAAGCTATTCCACAGTGTATTTGGAAGGTATTTCTG CAAATGGTCACAGGAGAAGTGTGTCAGACAACAGCCTTGAACGATCAAGCAGTAATTCAACCAAGGATAGCAGACATGCTACGGTTCCTCACAATAG TCCGCAGGAAGTTGTCAAAGTTGATGCCGTTCTTGGGCTTGTAACACCAATCGGGGCACAAATGGAACACGACCGAGGGAGG GtgataaaagaagaaatagcATCCTCAGGACAACTGCAGTCCATTATTAGTATTCCATTTCAAACGTCCTTGTCAAATGCGGTCTTCTCCTCCCCTGTAAGAGAAGTAAGTTTCAGAACTTCATATGCAGGAAATAGTTCTGTGAAGAACTTTTCAGTGGAGGATGCTGCAAGCGAAAAGCGCCATCTTAGTCTGTTTGAACAAGGAATTTCGTCTCATCAATATGCAGATAACAG ACCGCCCTCGAAGACATCTGATGGCAAATCGCTGGAACTGAAATTCAGGGAACCCAAGCTAAGCTCTGAGAGAAACCCAAGGGATTACACTGTGCATTTCCCACAAGAGAAGCCGCAAGAACCCACGGCAACGAAAAGCTACAAGACATCAGGACCCGTTATACCTGATACCATCCGATATCA atggACTGATGATGGCTTTGGTCATAGAACATACctaaaaaagctgaaaaaaca GGCACTGACATCCCCACGCATCACAGGAAAGAAAGCACCAACCCAGCCAACATTTCAAGTCACCATGCCAACTGGCTCCCGGTCATTGGACAAAAGAACCCTAGCCTCTCTTGTGCTGGTCAGGCATCTGGGGGAAGCTGATAGGAGAAACAT TGATCTTGTATCTGCACCACAGACTGGCGGCAAGCTTATTTTTGGTCCAACACATGATCACACTGTTGCCGACTATAGCTACAGTCTGGAGTACATGCCCATTTGCCAGCCCGTTGGACCAAGACTTG CTGAGGGTGCGAATCCATCAACTGTCAACTGGTATTTACAGGGAGAACACGGTCTTTTCCGAGAGCCATCTAAACATCATACTGTTTCAAG TGATGATTTCAAAACTCGTCTTTCCTTTGTGCGGATTCCAAGAGATCACTCTTTAATGGTAGAGGGACACCATGTTAGTTCGgatgacaaaacaaaagaacagagatCAACACGAGAACAGAAAGTTGCCTTATTACTACCTGAGTTCAGTTTGGATGACAGCAGTGGCATTGCTGTCACTAAGAGCAAAg ATACTTTACATTTCTCGTCATCGAATTGTCCGTCTTCCCCTCTTACCCCATCATCAGCCAGGCCGTCTTCACCACGTCCCTTGTCATCATCTCGGGTGTCCTCGCCTTGCTCTTTGACAGGTGCTCGTCCGTCTTGGCAGTCTTCAGCTTCCTCTCAAAAGGTGATTCCAATTCCTACAGCGGGCCATTCTTCCAGACCTTCATCAGCTCGGAGTTATTGCAGTTCTCATGATCACACCACAAATTCTCCAAACTTCACAGTTAGGAACTTCAATCATTTTTGTTGGGATGAAGAA TATGTATTGACACAAGACTACATGAGACAGCGAGAGGTCTGGGCAGCGGTTAACATACAAAG GATTTTTCGAGGCTATATGGCAAGGCGATATTTGAAACAATTGCAGATCTCAAATGTTGAGCGTCAGCGAAAGGCGGCCATCACTCTGCAGAG TAATTTTCGGGGATTTCTTACTCGCAAAAgacaaatggaaaaaaatttgggAGGGTATACTCCCAGCTCACGTGACTTAGAATGGGCTCGAAAGTATAAACAGGATTTGAAGAAACGAGAAGACATCaggaaacagaaaaatcaTTACACCCTTCTTAT GCAAAGCAGAGAAGCTGAGAAGAAAGAGCAGCAAATAAAACAAGTTCAGGCTCATCAACATATATTTGA GGTGTTTCATCCGACACCAAATGGTCCAACAAAAGCACAGAAAAAAGCTGCCGCTATTACAATACAAAGGTAA